In Anomalospiza imberbis isolate Cuckoo-Finch-1a 21T00152 chromosome 10, ASM3175350v1, whole genome shotgun sequence, the following proteins share a genomic window:
- the LOC137479614 gene encoding uncharacterized protein: MPGETSPHTCRGGAVCRGPRAGVAAGVLLLPRVELALLLHSTPGLSLLLPAPPHPPAGAGRGAHRVPSPPAALLLRPPGQALLLPDLGAVLLHPSHRAPRPPRPGAAARRRLLRAPRPPPRPRRPPLPGPPRLRARLGAAEGGDEPGPLAPLLQARPLAQRHPVPPARPPAAPRFPAAGHQLLAAGQRPQPRLLHAASEAALLLHPRGHPAALRHRRAQPPTLRHPRRPARPLPPDGARGAGPTPAPHAGEALPAPRPWSSGSATPSSPPAPPPAPAAAAASPDGPRPAPGPALKGAAPPLYVTARVRTDSRTSGWMDGWMSTGMGARTDRLTAEQRQAPAPIRCTGDASCPALPKSLLPGQEHMEVKPRQIREAFPKRQPEAAGSTRARAD; encoded by the exons ATGCCAGGAGAGACGAGCCCGCACACCTGCCGGGGCGGG GCGGTGTGCCGGGGTCCGCGTGCCGGGGTTGCCGCCGGGGTGCTCTTGCTCCCCCGGGTAGAGCTCGCCCTCCTCCTGCACTCCACCCCgggcctctccctcctcctgccggccccgccgcaccCACCAGCGGGCGCGGGCCGGGGGGCTCACCGCGTCCCGTCGCCCCCCGCCGCGCTCCTGCTGCGCCCGCCGGGCCAGGCCCTGCTCCTGCCGGACCTTGGGGCCGTGCTCCTGCACCCCTCGCAccgcgccccgcgcccgccgcgccccggggctgccgcccgccgccgcctcctccgcgccccgcgcccgccgccgcgcccgcgccgccccccgctcccggggccgccgcggCTCCGCGCCCGGCTTGGGGCTGCCGAGGGCGGTGACGAGCCCGGGCCGCTCGCCCCACTCCTGCAGGCTCGTCCGCTCGCCCAgcggcacccagtgccaccggCCCGGCCCCCCGCCGCCCCTCGGTTCCCCGCCGCCGGCCACCAGCTCCTGGCCGCGGGgcagcgcccccagccccgcctcCTGCACGCCGCGAGTGAAGCCGCCCTGCTCCTGCACCCCCGGGGCCaccccgccgccctccggcacCGCCGGGCTCAACCCCCCACCCTCCGGCACCCCCGGCGCCCCGCTCGCCCCCTGCCCCCGGATGGTGCACGCGGTGCGGGCCCCACCCCGGCCCCGCACGCTGGGGAAGCCCTCCCCGCGCCGCGCCCCTGGAGCTCCGGCTCCGCcaccccttcctcccctcctgcccccccGCCTGctcctgccgccgccgccgcgagCCCGGAcggcccccggcccgcccccggtCCCGCTCTTAAAGGCGCCGCCCCGCCGCTTTACGTAACAGCGCGGGTGAGGACGGACAGTCGGACAAgcggatggatggatggatggatgagcaCGGGGATGGGCGCACGGACAGACAGACTCACCGCGGAGCAGCGCCAGGCCCCGGCACCGATCCGCTGCACCGGGGACGCGAGCTGCCCAGCGCTGCCaaaatccctgctcccag